In one window of Chloroflexota bacterium DNA:
- a CDS encoding sigma-70 family RNA polymerase sigma factor, translating into MRSYLPSDEALVKRLLPDVNPDPQDRTHAWNEWHACVGNESVLKFIRARNDTAEPDEDILQDALITAYLEVERGRYEYREGIPFTAYVKGIAWNKIREARRRTYRPHRFFETGEVPEEYLPADSDQRQLEDVFERAQEHEALQHGLAQLPASRRQVLERYIQGERMAEIAEALEITEELARQHKRRALVSLQNILG; encoded by the coding sequence ATGAGATCATATCTGCCGTCCGACGAAGCCCTGGTGAAGCGGCTCCTGCCGGACGTTAACCCCGACCCGCAAGATCGCACTCACGCCTGGAACGAGTGGCACGCCTGCGTCGGCAACGAATCAGTGCTCAAGTTCATTCGCGCCAGGAACGACACCGCCGAGCCTGACGAGGATATTTTACAGGACGCGCTGATCACTGCCTACCTCGAAGTGGAACGCGGGCGCTACGAATATCGCGAGGGCATCCCGTTCACCGCCTACGTCAAAGGCATTGCCTGGAACAAGATTCGTGAGGCCCGGCGGCGTACTTACAGACCTCACAGGTTTTTTGAGACCGGTGAGGTCCCGGAAGAATACCTGCCCGCTGACTCGGATCAGCGCCAGCTTGAAGACGTGTTCGAGCGCGCTCAGGAGCATGAAGCTCTGCAACACGGGCTGGCTCAACTGCCGGCCAGCAGGCGGCAAGTGCTGGAGCGATACATTCAGGGCGAGCGCATGGCCGAGATTGCAGAAGCACTGGAGATTACCGAAGAGCTGGCGCGGCAACACAAGCGCCGCGCTTTGGTGAGCTTGCAGAACATTTTAGGTTAG